ATGTTTTGGAGTTTCTTACGCAATATGCCGATGTTACCGTACTTTTCGCCAATAACAACATTCATCCCCGAGCTGAGTATGAAAAAAGAGCTTTGGTGCAGAAGGAATTTATTGAAAATTTTAATAAAAAAACTGGAAATAATGTTGGATTTATTGAAGATGAGTATAAACCTGCTGATTTTTATCGTGCTGTAAAAGGTCTGGAAGATGAAAAAGAAGGTGGGAAAAGATGTACGGCTTGCTTTCAAATGAGACTTGACATAGTGGCTAAAAAAGCGCAAGAATTAGGATTTGACTACTTCGGGAGCGCCTTGACACTAAGTCCACATAAAAATAGTCAGCTTATAAATACTTTGGGGCTAGAAATTCAAGAAATTTTTGATGTAAAATATTTGCCGTCGGATTTTAAGAAAAATAATGGCTACAAGCGTTCAGTTGACATGTGTGCTGAATATGATATTTACAGACAATGTTACTGCGGTTGCGTATTTGCAGCGCTAGATCAAGGAATTGATTTAAACGAATATAAATAAAACTGTGAAAATAAAAAAACTCATTAATTAAATGACAGATGATCATTTTAATGAGTTTAATTTTTTTTATTAAATTATTTAAAACGCTGTAATTGTTGCAAGTAGTCCAAAAATTATTCCTGGTAGATTTGCTGCTGACAAAGGATAATCTTTCTTTTCTTTTAAGAGTCCGTAGCTTGTCCATATTGTACAGTTAATTGTTGCAGCTAAAGGCTGTAGAAAAAAAGTTTTATTTCCGTGTAAGTTTCCCATTATTTGTGGAACATAAGACACATACATCAAAACTGAAAGTAATGTTCCAATCCATCCTAAAATTTTTAAATTTTTTTCAGTCATTTTTCTTCCTTCTTTCTTTAACACTCTAGTTTTTTATTTTTTCTATAATTATATAATTATAAAATATTGAGTGTTAATTTTTTTATTTTTATTTATTAGATAATTATACTACTTTTTATTTAAAAATTCAAATTAATTTTTATATTTTTAGTAAAATTAAAATCAGAATTTTTCTAAATAAAAGAAAAAAATTATAAAAGTATAACTTAATTCAAAGTAAGATTGTGGTATAATATCAAAACAAAAAAATTTTTGAATATTAAAGTTAAATATTAAAATTTAAATTTTAGCAATAAAGGTTGCTAGTTTTTTTTATTTTAAGAAAAAAATTAAAAGAAAATGTACTTTCAAAAATATAAAAAAATTTTTGAAGTATTGAGAAAGGAAGGAATATGGTAAAAACATTGTTTTCACATATTGGTGAATATAAAAAAAGTACTTTAATTGCGCCAATTTTCATTGCGCTAGAAGCTATTCTGGAAATGCTTATACCGACACTTATGGCTTCAATCATTGATTTGGGATTAAATAAGGGAGATATGAGCTTTACTATAAAAATTGGAGCATTTACGCTAGTTATTGCGATGGTTTCGCTTACAGCTGGAATTTTGGCGGGAAGATATGCGTCACATGCTTCTGCTGGGTTTGCTAAAAATTTGAGATGGGCGATGTTTAATAAAATACAGCAATATTCGTTTACAAATATTGATAAGTTCTCCACAGCTGGACTTATCACAAGATTTACAACCGATGTAAATAATATTCAAATGTCATTTCAACTTTTGATAAGAGCATTTTGCAGAGCGCCAGTTATGCTTGTTGTAGCGATGTTTATGTCGTTTTTAATAAGTCCAAAACTTTCAGTTATATTTTTAGTTGCAATTATATTTTTAAGCTGCGTTTTAGCATTTATAATGTTTGGAGTTCATCCTTATTTTTCTCGTGCAATTAGAAAATATGATGATTTGAACATAAATTTGCAGGAAAATATAAATGG
This genomic stretch from Leptotrichia sp. oral taxon 218 harbors:
- a CDS encoding epoxyqueuosine reductase QueH, encoding MNPNQKINYHTILGKLIDDWKKNEIRPKILVHSCCAPCSTYVLEFLTQYADVTVLFANNNIHPRAEYEKRALVQKEFIENFNKKTGNNVGFIEDEYKPADFYRAVKGLEDEKEGGKRCTACFQMRLDIVAKKAQELGFDYFGSALTLSPHKNSQLINTLGLEIQEIFDVKYLPSDFKKNNGYKRSVDMCAEYDIYRQCYCGCVFAALDQGIDLNEYK
- a CDS encoding SemiSWEET family transporter, whose protein sequence is MTEKNLKILGWIGTLLSVLMYVSYVPQIMGNLHGNKTFFLQPLAATINCTIWTSYGLLKEKKDYPLSAANLPGIIFGLLATITAF